The window GGCACcgcagtttgttgtttttctgctcttaCCTGCCAGTCTGAGGGCCGACATCCTCTGAAACTCGGGCTCCTGCAGCCACTTCCACATCCTCCTGAAGGTCTCCCGGCCTGACTTTAGTTTACTCCAGGGTTTGGGGTTCCTCAGGAGGTCGGACAGGGTCCCCTGGGAGCGGCACAGCACCCTCTGGGCGAAGATGGCCTGGGGGATGCTGTACCTCTTCAGCTCCGCCGTGATCCTCTGCGCAACCTCCTTGGTGTTGATTTCCTCCAGCTGCCCCGAGCTGTTCACCCCCTGCGTCCCCGAGGAGGAGGGCGGTCTTTCCCTGGTGGAAGCCAACACGGGCCCGTGGGATGGAGACTGAAGGTGGGGGTgggagtggtggtggtggcccGCCGAGGATGCGGCCGGGTGCCCCGGGTGGTGCATACCGTTCAGGTGCGGCATCATCCCGGCCGCCGGGCCACCGAGGCCTcggtgctggtgttggtcccCTCTGGCTAGCATGGAAGCGGTGTGGTGTGCGTCGAAGTTCAGCATCTTGTCGTGGCCTCCGTGCGTATTGGTGCCGTAATTGTGGAGACCCTGCTGGGTGTTGTGTATGGAGCCCAGGCCGTTGCCCAGCACCGGGGACAGACTCTGACCCATCCCGGACATGTGGTCCTTGTGGTAGGGGCTGTACAGGTTGTTCATACCCGGCAGCCCCCGCTCGTCCCGCATTAGGGTGAAGCTCCCACTCACGTTCCCGGACAGccgctggtggtggtggtggtgatggtggtggtggtgaaacTTGTCCGACACGGTGGAGATGGGGGGCAGCGGCTGCAGCGGGGTTAAGGTGGTGTAGGTGCCGCTCATCCCCATCCCGGGAGAGGACGTGTCGCAGGGCACGCTCATGGCGTGGTGCAGCGGCAGGGACAGCTCCGGCCGGTACTCCCCGCTGCCGTCCAGTATCGTGGCCATGCCGGTGACCATGGCGGAGCGGGATGACGCGGCGGCGGCGGCCAGGTCCTGGTGTATCCGCAGGGTggacgccgccgccgccgccgccgctgccgccgccgccccGTGTCCCCCCGATGAGCTCCCGCGGCCGTGATGCGGGCTCTGGCCGCTCATCAGCTCCGCATCAGGGACCACGGAGCTTGCCGCCACCCCGCCATGCAGGCTGCCAATGCTGTCCATTGTCATGTCCGTGTTCATGGCGTAAGCGTCCAGGTCCTTGGCCAGGCATCTATAGGCGTTAGTGTAGGCAGTCTTCATTCATCTGTCCTCTCAGTCCATCAGGTCGAGCGGAATTAtgtctccttcttctcctcctctctctcgctgCTTCACCCCTGATGCGCCGGGATGGGTCAGTAGCCGTATTCCCCCTTTTCCTTCACTTCCTCGGTTGTTTCCCCGTCCTCCTGAGGCCTCTCCAGCTCGgtgtctttgtgtattttccCCGGTATGTGCACATTAAAAAACGTGTTTTTATCTCGACCGTACGGGCCTGTGCGGTGGCTCCCCCATATccagccctctcctcctcctgcgttACTCTGCTCCTCAGACGGGAGCTGTCCACGGTCCCCTAGCCGACCGCTCAACCCAACCTGCtgcgggaggaggagggcggggAGGCCTGTCCGATGGAGGGCCGTCACACGTCTGACTGACGTTGCAATGGACCAATCAGATAGCCTCTAGGGATATAAAGGGCGTGGAGCACCGACCGG is drawn from Chaetodon trifascialis isolate fChaTrf1 chromosome 20, fChaTrf1.hap1, whole genome shotgun sequence and contains these coding sequences:
- the onecut2 gene encoding one cut domain family member 2, whose amino-acid sequence is MKTAYTNAYRCLAKDLDAYAMNTDMTMDSIGSLHGGVAASSVVPDAELMSGQSPHHGRGSSSGGHGAAAAAAAAAAASTLRIHQDLAAAAASSRSAMVTGMATILDGSGEYRPELSLPLHHAMSVPCDTSSPGMGMSGTYTTLTPLQPLPPISTVSDKFHHHHHHHHHHQRLSGNVSGSFTLMRDERGLPGMNNLYSPYHKDHMSGMGQSLSPVLGNGLGSIHNTQQGLHNYGTNTHGGHDKMLNFDAHHTASMLARGDQHQHRGLGGPAAGMMPHLNGMHHPGHPAASSAGHHHHSHPHLQSPSHGPVLASTRERPPSSSGTQGVNSSGQLEEINTKEVAQRITAELKRYSIPQAIFAQRVLCRSQGTLSDLLRNPKPWSKLKSGRETFRRMWKWLQEPEFQRMSALRLAACKRKEQDTAKERNSTPKKSRLVFTDLQRRTLLAIFKENKRPSKEMQLTISQQLGLELTTVSNFFMNARRRSLDKWTDDGASPSGQSSASSTCTKA